In Phyllostomus discolor isolate MPI-MPIP mPhyDis1 chromosome 2, mPhyDis1.pri.v3, whole genome shotgun sequence, the following are encoded in one genomic region:
- the GPR15 gene encoding G-protein coupled receptor 15, giving the protein MLIPRSVKGVGWGKRQHYIKEAALRFLKFMQKLPCKETYHTLASAVMDPEATSVYMDYFYATGQSPDDMEETQSHVPYTSVFLPVFYTAVFLTGVLGNLVLMCALYFKRGSRRLMDIFILNLAASDFIFLVTLPLWVDKEASSGLWRTGAFLCKGSSYVISVNMYCSVFLLTCMSVDRYLAIVHPTVSRKFRRKDCAYGVCASVWFISCLLGLPTVLSRELILINDKPYCAEKKATSVKRTWALVSLIFTFFAPLVSIVTCYCCITRKLCVHYQQPGKHNKKLRKSIKIIFIVVAAFVFSWLPFNTFKLLAIVSGFQQDLYSSSSFLQLGMEVSGSLAFANSCVNPFIYYIFDSYIRRAIVHCLCPGLKNYDFGSSSETSDSHLTKALSNLVHAEDFARRRKRSVSL; this is encoded by the coding sequence ATGCTCATTCCAAGGTCTGTTAAGGgagtgggttgggggaagaggcAGCACTATATAAAAGAAGCTGCCTTGAGATTTCTAAAATTCATGCAAAAACTTCCTTGTAAGGAAACTTACCATACTTTGGCATCTGCAGTGATGGACCCAGAAGCAACCTCCGTTTATATGGATTATTTCTATGCCACAGGCCAAAGTCCTGATGATATGGAGGAGACCCAGTCCCATGTTCCTTACACATCTGTTTTCCTGCCCGTCTTTTACACAGCCGTGTTCCTGACTGGAGTGCTGGGGAACCTGGTCCTCATGTGTGCACTGTATTTCAAACGGGGCAGCCGAAGACTGATGGACATCTTTATCCTGAACCTGGCCGCCTCTGACTTCATTTTCCTTGTCACGTTGCCTCTCTGGGTGGATAAAGAAGCATCTTCAGGACTGTGGAGAACAGGCGCTTTCCTGTGCAAAGGCAGTTCCTATGTGATCTCAGTCAACATGTACTGCAGTGTCTTCCTGCTCACCTGCATGAGTGTTGACCGCTACCTGGCCATTGTGCACCCAACCGTATCCAGGAAATTCAGAAGGAAAGACTGTGCCTATGGAGTCTGTGCCAGTGTCTGGTTTatctcctgcctcctggggtTGCCTACGGTTCTGTCCAGGGAGCTCATCCTGATTAATGATAAGCCATACTGTGCAGAGAAGAAGGCCACTTCAGTTAAACGGACTTGGGCCCTGGTGtccttaatttttaccttttttgcccCTTTGGTGAGCATTGTGACCTGCTACTGTTGCATCACAAGGAAGCTGTGTGTCCATTACCAACAGCCAGGAAAGCATAACAAAAAGCTGAGGAAATCTATAAAGATCATATTTATTGTTGTGGCAGCCTTTGTCTTCTCCTGGCTGCCCTTTAATACTTTCAAGCTTCTGGCCATTGTCTCCGGGTTTCAGCAAGATCTCTACTCTTCCTCGTCTTTTCTCCAATTGGGCATGGAGGTGAGTGGGTCCTTGGCATTTGCCAACAGCTGTGTCAACCCTTTTATTTACTATATCTTTGACAGCTACATCCGCCGGGCTATTGTGCACTGCTTGTGCCCTGGTCTGAAGAACTATGACTTTGGGAGCAGCTCTGAGACATCAGATAGTCACCTCACGAAGGCTCTGTCCAACTTGGTTCATGCAGAGGATtttgccagaagaagaaaaaggtctGTGTCACTCTAA